A region of uncultured Desulfobacter sp. DNA encodes the following proteins:
- the eno gene encoding phosphopyruvate hydratase, with protein MTELIDVRAREIIDSRGNPTVEVDVTLACGAQGRAAVPSGASTGTREALELRDNAENRFMGKGVLNAVANVNEVIAPEIIGYDAMDQAGLDRTMIDIDGTENKSRLGANAILGISMAAARAAAAANGIPLYRHIGGINARVMPVPMMNIINGGAHAANSLDIQEFMILPFGAACVSEAIRMGAETFHNLKKILKGKGLATGVGDEGGFAPDLGSNEEAIENIIAAIEAAGYRPGKDIGIGLDAAASEFYKDGKYVFAAENRTLSAVELIDYYERLIDKYPLVSIEDGLAEGDWDNWELMTQRLGNRIQIVGDDIFVTNPDIFKQGIARGVGNSILIKLNQIGTVTETLDTIQMAKDSGYTTVVSHRSGETEDSFIADLAVGVNSGQIKTGSMSRSDRVAKYNQLIRIEEELADCAVFPEDLFVVK; from the coding sequence ATGACGGAACTGATTGATGTCAGGGCAAGGGAAATTATTGATTCCAGGGGCAATCCCACGGTTGAAGTGGATGTTACCCTGGCCTGCGGCGCACAGGGACGGGCCGCTGTACCTTCCGGCGCCTCGACCGGAACACGGGAGGCCCTTGAGCTTCGTGACAACGCTGAAAACCGTTTTATGGGCAAGGGCGTTCTCAATGCCGTGGCCAATGTCAATGAAGTCATAGCCCCGGAAATCATCGGTTATGATGCCATGGACCAGGCCGGACTGGACCGGACCATGATTGATATTGACGGTACCGAAAACAAATCACGGCTGGGCGCCAACGCTATTCTGGGCATATCCATGGCTGCTGCCAGGGCTGCTGCCGCCGCCAACGGGATTCCATTGTACCGCCATATCGGCGGCATTAATGCCCGTGTTATGCCTGTTCCCATGATGAATATCATCAACGGCGGTGCCCATGCTGCCAACAGTCTGGATATCCAGGAGTTCATGATTCTTCCCTTTGGGGCAGCCTGTGTGTCTGAAGCCATCCGCATGGGTGCGGAAACCTTTCACAACTTAAAAAAAATACTCAAGGGCAAGGGGCTTGCCACGGGTGTTGGTGACGAAGGCGGGTTCGCTCCGGACCTTGGTTCCAATGAAGAGGCCATTGAAAATATTATTGCCGCCATTGAAGCTGCCGGATATCGTCCGGGCAAGGACATCGGAATCGGCCTGGATGCGGCAGCCAGCGAGTTCTACAAAGACGGCAAGTATGTGTTTGCTGCTGAAAACAGAACGTTGTCTGCTGTTGAGCTCATTGACTACTATGAAAGACTGATTGACAAATATCCTTTGGTTTCCATTGAGGATGGTCTGGCAGAAGGGGACTGGGATAACTGGGAACTCATGACCCAGCGCCTGGGCAACCGGATTCAGATCGTGGGCGATGATATATTTGTTACAAACCCAGACATCTTCAAGCAGGGCATTGCCAGGGGCGTGGGGAACTCCATCCTGATCAAGCTTAACCAGATCGGCACTGTGACCGAAACCCTTGATACCATTCAGATGGCCAAGGACTCCGGTTACACCACCGTGGTTTCCCACAGGTCCGGTGAAACAGAAGACTCTTTTATCGCTGATTTGGCCGTGGGCGTAAATTCAGGGCAGATCAAAACCGGTTCCATGTCCAGGAGTGACCGTGTGGCCAAATACAATCAACTGATCCGCATCGAAGAGGAACTGGCTGACTGTGCAGTGTTTCCGGAAGATCTGTTTGTTGTAAAATAG
- a CDS encoding SGNH/GDSL hydrolase family protein, with product MKKLSLRVLSCLFLWIGLCGNGQATTTFDNLVVFGDSLSDTGNIFGVRLSDGDFWVEDLAAYLGADLHCYAYFGATTGHDNPAATPYGYSHTGLLWQIHQYDPSLLAETSLVTVWAGGNDLRQGYDLVTAATNIKTALDTLYSDGFRDFMVPNLPDIGATPALQFKGEEAAKNASDWTLAFNIILDDILETFAASHTDAALYALDIYSAFNSYEIGTDAWTELFWVGDRLHPSATGHALIANLAESAVATPEPQTVLLFMAGLLGHILAVRKQQNAV from the coding sequence ATGAAAAAGCTGTCTTTAAGGGTGTTGTCCTGTTTATTTCTGTGGATAGGTCTTTGTGGTAACGGGCAGGCCACCACAACATTTGACAATCTGGTTGTATTTGGGGACAGCCTTTCGGATACCGGTAATATTTTTGGAGTTCGGTTGTCCGACGGCGATTTCTGGGTGGAAGATCTGGCGGCATATCTTGGGGCGGACCTGCATTGCTATGCCTATTTTGGCGCCACCACCGGCCATGACAACCCTGCGGCGACACCTTATGGATATTCACACACGGGGCTTTTATGGCAGATTCATCAATACGACCCTTCTTTGTTGGCGGAAACCAGCCTTGTCACCGTATGGGCGGGCGGTAATGACTTGCGTCAGGGATATGACTTGGTAACGGCTGCCACCAATATCAAAACCGCCCTGGACACCTTGTATTCAGATGGATTTCGAGACTTTATGGTTCCCAATCTTCCCGACATCGGTGCCACCCCTGCCCTTCAATTCAAGGGCGAAGAAGCAGCTAAAAATGCGTCTGATTGGACCCTGGCATTTAATATTATTCTGGATGACATACTTGAAACATTTGCCGCCAGTCATACTGATGCGGCGCTCTATGCTCTCGATATTTATTCCGCTTTCAACAGTTATGAGATCGGTACTGATGCCTGGACGGAACTTTTTTGGGTTGGCGACAGGTTACATCCATCCGCCACCGGTCACGCGCTGATTGCAAACCTTGCAGAAAGTGCTGTTGCCACTCCTGAACCCCAAACCGTCCTGCTTTTTATGGCCGGACTTCTCGGGCATATCCTGGCTGTGCGCAAACAGCAGAATGCCGTCTGA
- a CDS encoding adenylate kinase: MNILFFGPNGSGKGTQGKILKDKYNIAHVESGAIFRDNIKGGTELGKKAKAFIDAGDLVPDEITIPMMIDRIQKDDCKKGWLLDGFPRNKVQSEKLHAALNEQGIKLDYVIEMLLDREVAKNRIMGRRLCENDNNHPNNIFIDAIKPNGDKCRVCGGALSSRADDQDETAIDKRHSIYYDTNTGTLASSYYFRDLPNADFKYITLNGEQPLPDVTAELISKL, encoded by the coding sequence ATGAACATTTTATTTTTCGGCCCCAACGGCAGCGGCAAAGGCACCCAGGGAAAAATTCTGAAAGACAAATACAACATTGCCCATGTTGAATCCGGTGCGATTTTCCGCGACAACATCAAGGGTGGCACCGAACTTGGCAAAAAAGCCAAGGCATTTATTGACGCAGGCGATCTGGTACCTGATGAGATTACAATCCCCATGATGATTGACCGTATCCAAAAAGACGACTGCAAAAAAGGCTGGCTGCTGGACGGCTTCCCAAGAAATAAAGTTCAGTCTGAAAAACTTCATGCGGCACTGAACGAACAGGGCATCAAACTTGATTACGTCATCGAAATGCTTCTTGACCGTGAAGTGGCCAAAAACAGAATTATGGGCAGACGGTTGTGCGAAAATGACAACAACCATCCCAACAACATTTTCATTGACGCCATTAAACCCAACGGTGACAAATGCCGGGTATGCGGCGGCGCACTGAGCTCCCGTGCCGATGACCAGGACGAGACTGCCATCGACAAACGCCACTCCATTTATTATGACACAAATACAGGTACCCTGGCCTCTTCTTACTACTTCAGGGATCTGCCCAATGCGGATTTTAAATACATCACCCTGAACGGTGAACAGCCTCTGCCCGACGTTACTGCAGAACTGATCTCCAAGTTGTAA
- the rpsU gene encoding 30S ribosomal protein S21, which yields MKEITVTVIDNDVEKALRILKKKIQNDGLFKRLKVKKHFEKPCQYRRRKMREAMRRQRIAASRSRRKRS from the coding sequence TTGAAAGAGATTACTGTCACAGTTATTGATAATGACGTTGAAAAAGCTTTACGTATTCTGAAGAAAAAAATTCAGAATGACGGACTGTTCAAACGTCTCAAGGTAAAAAAACATTTCGAAAAACCTTGTCAGTACAGAAGACGTAAGATGAGAGAGGCAATGAGAAGACAAAGAATTGCCGCTTCCAGATCACGCAGAAAACGTAGCTAA
- a CDS encoding folylpolyglutamate synthase/dihydrofolate synthase family protein → MSTPGYELCLERIYKLGRFGIKLGLDTISNILSQLDAPQNKYHTVHIAGTNGKGSTAACISSILSAAGFTTGTYTSPHLVRFNERICINGQQISDEDVVRAYEAVNAADTGSRRATFFEIVTAMAFYHFAQKKVEWAVIETGMGGRFDATNIIRPKVSVITNLCLEHTDYLGHTIRDLAREKGGIIKPGVPAVTAVSQASGIEKLTMIAQERRADLYRFKKEFSLRKTPGRPTYNYKGIYQNFKALTKPLPGEHQRENLSLALAASELIFEQNKGSDPRYDLTMENIHQGLARVKWPGRLEKIMDHPLVILDGAHNYKASALLGKYLTQTLGNKKLTLVIGILDDKPYESMLKQLLPRAQRLIVTKAKINRSIEPEVLSAAARKIFQGDLQVIEDVKEAISHAISISCDNDAVCIAGSLYVVGEAKEKFDMV, encoded by the coding sequence ATGTCAACCCCTGGTTATGAACTGTGCCTGGAAAGAATTTACAAACTGGGCCGGTTCGGTATCAAGCTTGGGCTGGATACCATTTCAAACATTCTGTCACAACTTGACGCCCCCCAGAACAAATACCATACAGTCCATATAGCCGGCACCAACGGCAAGGGATCCACAGCCGCCTGTATCTCGTCAATTCTTAGTGCCGCAGGATTTACAACAGGTACATACACAAGCCCACACCTGGTCCGATTTAACGAACGGATTTGCATAAACGGACAACAGATCAGTGATGAAGACGTAGTCCGTGCCTATGAGGCTGTCAATGCCGCAGATACCGGGTCGCGCCGGGCCACTTTTTTTGAAATCGTAACAGCCATGGCCTTTTATCATTTTGCCCAAAAGAAGGTGGAGTGGGCGGTCATTGAAACGGGCATGGGGGGCCGATTTGACGCTACGAACATTATTCGTCCCAAAGTCAGCGTTATCACCAATCTCTGCCTTGAGCACACCGACTATCTTGGACACACCATCCGGGATCTGGCCCGGGAAAAAGGCGGTATCATAAAGCCCGGCGTACCTGCCGTTACAGCGGTATCCCAGGCATCGGGAATAGAGAAACTCACCATGATCGCCCAAGAGCGTAGAGCCGACCTTTACCGGTTCAAAAAAGAGTTTTCCTTACGCAAGACACCTGGCCGGCCAACATATAATTACAAGGGAATTTACCAAAACTTTAAAGCCCTGACCAAACCCTTACCCGGAGAACACCAGCGGGAAAATCTCTCTTTGGCCCTGGCTGCAAGCGAACTTATCTTTGAACAGAACAAAGGCAGTGATCCACGGTATGATCTGACCATGGAAAACATCCACCAAGGGCTTGCCCGGGTCAAATGGCCAGGCCGTCTTGAAAAAATTATGGACCACCCCCTGGTTATACTGGACGGGGCCCACAATTATAAGGCATCTGCGCTCCTGGGCAAATACCTGACCCAGACATTGGGGAATAAAAAACTGACACTTGTCATCGGCATCCTGGATGACAAGCCCTATGAATCCATGCTGAAACAGCTGCTGCCCAGGGCCCAAAGACTCATTGTAACCAAAGCCAAAATCAACCGCAGCATTGAACCCGAGGTGCTTTCAGCAGCTGCCCGAAAAATATTCCAAGGGGACTTACAGGTCATCGAAGATGTAAAAGAGGCTATATCACATGCAATTTCAATAAGTTGCGACAATGATGCCGTATGTATTGCCGGCTCTCTGTATGTGGTTGGAGAGGCCAAAGAGAAATTTGATATGGTATAA
- a CDS encoding RNA-directed DNA polymerase, whose product MHTDRFRKLRKESLSNLFDKKEVSSVWRKIVRGQLRSLDFQDLYDHYDFNYNIEDRATAIRNEILNGTYRVSLPLIYRLEKKFGVCRHIVIPQPIDALVLQVLVESIADQIIKHQPSENSFYSRDKHNVGKPHEAAEYGLSFRKQWKKLQKEIYRFNDEKELLIVTDLSNYYDSISIEELKKVFLGYVENNEVLVDILFRVIEEISWKPDYLPYSGRGLPTSNLEEIRLLAHSFLFEIDEVLKQRTHDSFTRWMDDIVIGADDRKEAIELISSISDMLKSRGLSLNLSKTAIYDRKEARYHFQIEENKYLDSLEDVKKGDADYNQVTTDLKKNFKKHFKDHGPKYWDKIAKRYITAFGKLESTKLLTEISRVYLNYPGLRPNLLYYLSKIGYKKQTAKKVEEILSNIDVFDDISIYQICALVTSWEIPINDDSKKFLQCIDSALVSASFKSKNPADFYSVLWFKAKYDHSEELLSVKLREN is encoded by the coding sequence ATGCACACAGATAGGTTCAGAAAATTAAGAAAAGAATCGTTATCAAACCTTTTTGATAAAAAGGAGGTCAGCTCTGTATGGAGGAAAATTGTTCGTGGTCAGCTGCGCTCTCTGGATTTCCAAGACTTATACGATCACTATGATTTCAACTACAACATAGAGGATCGAGCTACAGCGATTAGAAATGAAATTTTGAATGGAACATATCGTGTTTCACTACCATTAATTTATAGGTTAGAGAAAAAATTCGGTGTATGTCGGCATATTGTTATCCCACAACCAATTGATGCCCTTGTTTTGCAAGTTCTGGTCGAGTCTATCGCTGATCAGATCATCAAGCACCAACCTTCTGAGAACTCCTTTTACTCTCGTGACAAACACAATGTTGGTAAGCCGCATGAAGCGGCCGAGTACGGTCTTTCTTTCAGGAAGCAGTGGAAAAAACTACAGAAAGAGATTTACCGATTTAACGATGAAAAAGAGCTCTTAATTGTTACTGATTTGTCGAATTATTATGACAGCATAAGCATAGAAGAGCTGAAAAAGGTTTTTTTAGGATATGTTGAGAATAATGAGGTTCTCGTCGATATTCTCTTCCGTGTAATCGAAGAAATATCATGGAAGCCCGATTATCTTCCATACAGCGGTAGAGGATTGCCCACATCGAATCTTGAAGAAATTCGGTTGCTTGCGCATTCCTTCCTATTTGAGATCGATGAAGTACTGAAACAACGGACTCACGATTCATTCACGAGATGGATGGATGACATAGTAATTGGAGCAGATGATAGAAAGGAGGCAATTGAACTAATCAGTTCAATTTCAGACATGCTTAAGAGTCGAGGGCTATCTCTAAATCTCTCTAAAACAGCAATCTATGACAGGAAAGAAGCTCGTTATCATTTCCAAATTGAAGAAAACAAATATCTCGACTCTTTGGAAGACGTCAAGAAAGGTGATGCCGATTACAATCAGGTAACAACAGATCTAAAGAAAAACTTCAAGAAGCACTTTAAAGATCATGGTCCAAAATACTGGGACAAGATAGCCAAACGCTATATAACTGCATTTGGAAAGCTCGAATCAACCAAGCTTCTTACTGAAATATCAAGAGTGTATTTAAACTATCCTGGCCTTCGGCCAAATCTCTTATATTATCTGTCGAAGATTGGTTACAAGAAGCAAACGGCAAAAAAAGTAGAGGAAATATTATCAAATATTGATGTTTTTGACGATATATCTATTTATCAAATCTGCGCACTCGTTACTTCATGGGAAATACCAATAAATGATGACAGCAAAAAATTCTTACAGTGCATCGATAGTGCTTTAGTTAGCGCATCCTTTAAAAGCAAAAACCCAGCTGACTTTTATTCGGTATTATGGTTTAAAGCGAAATATGACCACTCTGAAGAGTTACTAAGTGTTAAACTCAGAGAGAATTAG
- a CDS encoding group II intron maturase-specific domain-containing protein, with amino-acid sequence MWQVIQELNQCSMGWWNYFRLTEAKSFLKGRMMPWEGSSVMGSPIPIRL; translated from the coding sequence CTGTGGCAGGTCATCCAGGAATTGAACCAATGCTCTATGGGATGGTGGAATTACTTCCGGCTTACTGAAGCCAAATCCTTCCTCAAAGGGCGGATGATGCCGTGGGAGGGTTCCTCAGTGATGGGGAGTCCTATCCCGATTAGACTATAA
- a CDS encoding DUF1499 domain-containing protein, with product MSKQTLIVLASLFFITGCMTTMPNLGIENGKLKECPDSPNCVNSQIQKKNHFIEPITLKATSLEAKNYILEVLKNFKQSKVVVVENNYIRAEFVSKVFRFVDDVEFYFPDSDSAEILIHVRSASRVGYSDLGVNRKRIENIRSKIHEIIRK from the coding sequence ATGAGCAAACAAACCCTGATTGTCCTTGCAAGTTTGTTCTTTATTACAGGATGCATGACAACAATGCCAAATTTAGGAATTGAGAACGGCAAGTTGAAGGAATGTCCTGATTCACCTAATTGTGTAAACAGCCAGATTCAAAAGAAGAATCATTTTATAGAACCAATCACTTTAAAAGCAACTTCACTCGAAGCAAAAAATTATATTTTAGAAGTGCTCAAAAATTTTAAACAATCAAAAGTTGTCGTAGTTGAGAACAACTATATTAGAGCTGAGTTTGTTTCAAAAGTTTTTCGCTTCGTTGATGATGTTGAATTTTATTTTCCTGATAGTGATTCAGCAGAAATACTGATCCATGTTCGATCAGCTTCAAGAGTTGGTTATTCCGATTTAGGTGTTAACAGAAAAAGAATCGAAAATATCCGAAGCAAAATTCATGAAATTATAAGGAAATAG
- a CDS encoding efflux RND transporter permease subunit, translating into MVSRFVNGRFRSMLHACLNAPLLVFVTALCLLTITLAAVSGGWLKFSMTPTIDADTVIVQATLPYGSPESESVEIQNRLVQAAQQVFRQSEMTSEGILSLIGTRLEEGEVEVETLAGTHYISILAALPKAGQRTLSSREFAVKWQQAFGVSGRLESINFTGEVNVSGSDPIQVELMHPNQETAWAAALVLGTRMRAIAGLTSIDDGVRMGKPELRFCPNEQGMLKGLTTRNLGEQIRNRFHGIEAAQFIRNGQEVTVRVRLSKNERSRLETLDRVRIALDDGTFVPLNQVASVSMGRSPTQLMRRDGVRIYPVSADVAFGYSDDNIEDSLEDDIIPDLVRQFPGLHVRYGGEEEENSEALTALGAGFAVVLSIMYLIMVYVYRCPVKPLLVLSVIPFAVVGAVWGHILMGYDLSIISVVGIIAMTGVVVNDAIVLLSGLNAVQATGVQGKKAVLEAACSQFRPKLLTTLTTCLGLLPLMLEPSEQAQFLIPAAVSMTFGLMSSTVITLLLFPVLLCLSMVKHEKRKEPTCIIDCRHS; encoded by the coding sequence ATGGTATCACGCTTTGTCAACGGCAGGTTTCGATCCATGCTTCATGCCTGCCTTAATGCGCCTTTGCTTGTTTTTGTCACCGCACTGTGCCTTCTGACAATTACCCTTGCTGCCGTGTCCGGCGGGTGGCTGAAATTCAGCATGACACCAACCATTGATGCCGACACGGTCATTGTCCAGGCCACCCTTCCTTACGGATCCCCTGAAAGCGAATCCGTGGAAATCCAGAACCGGCTTGTCCAGGCTGCACAGCAGGTGTTCAGGCAGTCTGAGATGACATCTGAAGGGATTCTCTCCTTGATCGGTACACGTCTGGAGGAGGGTGAGGTTGAGGTGGAAACCCTTGCCGGCACCCATTATATTTCCATATTGGCAGCCCTTCCCAAGGCAGGGCAGCGAACCCTTTCCAGCCGGGAATTTGCCGTAAAATGGCAACAGGCATTTGGTGTTTCCGGCAGACTTGAATCCATAAATTTTACAGGGGAGGTCAATGTCTCCGGCAGTGACCCCATACAGGTTGAACTGATGCACCCGAACCAGGAAACGGCCTGGGCTGCAGCCCTGGTCCTGGGAACACGGATGCGCGCAATTGCAGGCCTGACATCCATTGATGATGGTGTGCGCATGGGAAAACCTGAACTGCGGTTCTGTCCGAATGAACAGGGGATGCTCAAAGGGCTTACCACAAGGAACCTAGGAGAGCAGATCCGTAACCGGTTCCACGGCATTGAAGCCGCACAGTTTATCCGCAACGGCCAGGAGGTAACGGTCAGAGTCCGGTTAAGCAAGAACGAAAGAAGCCGCCTTGAAACCCTTGACAGGGTGCGGATCGCACTGGATGACGGCACATTTGTGCCCTTAAACCAGGTGGCATCCGTATCCATGGGCCGGTCGCCCACGCAATTGATGCGGCGCGACGGGGTGCGGATCTATCCGGTGTCCGCAGATGTTGCCTTCGGGTATTCGGATGATAACATTGAGGATTCACTTGAAGACGATATCATCCCGGATCTTGTACGGCAGTTCCCGGGCCTTCACGTGCGTTACGGCGGGGAAGAGGAAGAGAACAGCGAAGCCCTTACCGCCCTTGGTGCAGGCTTTGCCGTTGTCCTTTCAATCATGTACCTGATCATGGTCTATGTCTACCGTTGTCCTGTAAAGCCTTTGCTGGTGCTCTCCGTGATCCCCTTTGCGGTTGTCGGCGCGGTCTGGGGGCATATTCTGATGGGATACGACCTTTCCATTATCTCTGTGGTGGGCATTATTGCCATGACCGGGGTGGTGGTCAATGATGCCATTGTTCTGTTGTCCGGGCTCAATGCTGTCCAGGCCACGGGTGTTCAAGGTAAAAAGGCGGTTTTAGAGGCTGCCTGCAGCCAGTTCCGGCCCAAACTTCTGACCACACTGACCACCTGCCTGGGGCTTTTGCCGCTGATGCTCGAACCTTCTGAACAGGCGCAGTTTCTCATTCCTGCGGCTGTTTCCATGACCTTTGGCCTGATGAGCAGTACCGTTATCACCTTGCTGCTTTTTCCGGTATTGCTCTGTTTATCTATGGTCAAGCACGAAAAACGAAAAGAGCCGACTTGCATAATTGATTGCCGTCACAGTTGA
- a CDS encoding efflux RND transporter permease subunit, with product MSKTGWTGSPVPRQARAPVISLSVETEKALSLVVYGDQPRVLLARAAENIIKDLVARAGLTRVEMTFSKAHEITVELDENTLEQTGLSLALVADKIEANTTDLSGGTLYTSRWDTGLRTSAQKRTPSRLGTILVIENESGQMVYLSDIADIREALAPGDVECWFNSKPAVVLDVFAVNGQSPGDVAQMVKQFIRETAKTRYNGVKVQIFENQAQAYHNRMMLLVENALTGLVLVLLVLWLFLTPGVAFWVTAGIPVSLFGGLMLMYLMGFTINMLSLFAFIITIGVVVDDAIIMGEAIHLHRDRGQSPLSAALKGCTTMGGPLLMAVSTTILAFLPMGFVPGEMGNLFLQIPGVVIPVLLVSLVESLVILPAHLSGHGRSIPGLALLSAPPEKDQPNGITLCQRQVSIHASCLP from the coding sequence ATGTCAAAAACCGGGTGGACCGGATCACCGGTGCCCAGGCAGGCCCGGGCACCGGTGATATCCTTGTCCGTGGAAACTGAAAAGGCCCTGTCACTGGTGGTATATGGCGACCAGCCAAGGGTTTTGCTTGCGCGGGCTGCAGAAAATATCATAAAAGACCTTGTGGCCCGGGCAGGACTTACCCGGGTGGAGATGACCTTTTCAAAGGCCCATGAAATCACGGTGGAACTTGATGAAAACACATTGGAACAGACCGGGCTCAGCCTTGCTCTTGTTGCAGACAAAATCGAGGCGAACACCACGGATTTATCCGGCGGAACCCTGTACACCTCCCGCTGGGACACGGGGCTGCGGACAAGCGCACAAAAGCGCACACCGAGCCGGCTTGGCACCATTCTGGTAATTGAAAATGAAAGCGGACAAATGGTGTACCTGTCGGATATTGCCGATATCCGGGAAGCCCTTGCCCCAGGCGATGTTGAGTGCTGGTTTAACTCAAAGCCTGCGGTGGTGCTGGATGTTTTTGCCGTTAACGGCCAGTCCCCGGGCGATGTGGCGCAAATGGTCAAACAGTTTATCCGGGAAACCGCCAAAACCAGATACAACGGGGTAAAGGTACAGATTTTTGAAAACCAGGCCCAGGCCTATCACAACCGTATGATGCTTCTGGTTGAAAACGCGCTCACGGGTCTGGTTCTTGTGCTTTTGGTGCTGTGGTTGTTCCTTACCCCCGGGGTAGCCTTTTGGGTGACCGCCGGCATTCCAGTTTCCCTTTTCGGCGGACTGATGCTGATGTACCTGATGGGGTTTACCATTAATATGCTGTCGCTGTTTGCCTTTATCATCACCATTGGGGTGGTGGTGGATGACGCCATTATCATGGGCGAAGCCATACATCTGCACCGGGATAGGGGGCAGTCCCCTTTGTCTGCAGCCCTTAAAGGGTGTACAACCATGGGCGGGCCGTTGTTGATGGCCGTTAGCACCACCATACTTGCGTTTTTGCCCATGGGCTTTGTGCCCGGTGAAATGGGCAATTTATTTTTGCAGATCCCCGGCGTTGTTATTCCGGTGCTTCTGGTCTCCCTTGTAGAGTCCCTGGTCATTTTGCCGGCCCATTTAAGCGGCCATGGGCGGTCCATACCGGGTCTGGCTCTGCTGTCCGCCCCCCCAGAAAAAGATCAACCGAATGGTATCACGCTTTGTCAACGGCAGGTTTCGATCCATGCTTCATGCCTGCCTTAA
- a CDS encoding efflux RND transporter permease subunit: MVYEKLIQNRAFANVLMVVLLAGGMAGAMLIRQQLMPDRIEPVLTIDVELPGAGPGEVEQSVITVIENAVRGLKGVRRVSGKAMEGMGHIDILMAFGVDRQKMLGDVKNRVDRITGAQAGPGTGDILVRGN; encoded by the coding sequence ATGGTTTACGAAAAATTGATACAAAACCGGGCCTTTGCCAATGTGCTGATGGTGGTTCTTTTGGCCGGCGGCATGGCCGGGGCCATGTTGATCCGGCAGCAGTTGATGCCGGACCGGATAGAGCCTGTTCTCACCATTGACGTGGAACTGCCCGGAGCCGGTCCCGGGGAGGTGGAGCAATCTGTAATAACGGTTATTGAAAATGCCGTGCGCGGCCTTAAAGGGGTGCGGCGGGTGTCCGGCAAAGCCATGGAAGGCATGGGGCATATTGATATTCTAATGGCATTTGGGGTGGACCGGCAGAAAATGCTTGGAGATGTCAAAAACCGGGTGGACCGGATCACCGGTGCCCAGGCAGGCCCGGGCACCGGTGATATCCTTGTCCGTGGAAACTGA
- a CDS encoding IPTL-CTERM sorting domain-containing protein, which yields MANSAMAYVYWGQFGGNIGRSPIDGSSVDNAWITGGNNSLGIAVNATHAFWTNQGGVTLGRSNIDGSGVDQNWISGCNSPAQVAVDDNYIYWTNNSAGTIGRANIDGSGANQAWIAGCTSPSGITVDDNYVYWTNDGVNTIGRANIDGSGVDQNWITGCTNPEQVVVSGSYVYWANRGGPSIGRANIDGTGANQNWIAGCNNPAGLDYDATYLYWSNNGDSTIGRAKLDGSDANQSWITGLNNPYYIAVDGIDAPTAATVPTLSEWGKIILFLILGALGFRAMRKHRSAAYRSIIYP from the coding sequence ATGGCCAACAGTGCAATGGCTTATGTGTATTGGGGGCAATTCGGGGGTAACATCGGCAGAAGCCCCATTGACGGCAGTTCAGTGGATAATGCCTGGATTACCGGAGGAAATAATTCCCTTGGGATTGCGGTTAATGCCACCCATGCTTTTTGGACCAATCAAGGCGGCGTAACATTGGGGCGCTCCAATATTGACGGCTCGGGCGTTGACCAGAACTGGATTTCCGGATGCAACAGTCCGGCACAAGTTGCTGTTGATGACAATTATATTTATTGGACAAACAACAGTGCAGGTACCATCGGACGCGCAAATATTGACGGTTCCGGCGCAAATCAGGCCTGGATTGCCGGATGCACTTCCCCCAGCGGAATTACAGTGGACGACAATTACGTTTATTGGACCAATGATGGCGTTAATACAATCGGTCGGGCCAATATTGACGGCTCGGGCGTTGACCAGAACTGGATTACCGGATGCACCAATCCCGAGCAGGTTGTGGTGAGCGGCAGTTATGTATATTGGGCCAATCGTGGTGGCCCTTCAATTGGGAGGGCCAACATTGACGGTACGGGTGCAAACCAGAATTGGATTGCCGGGTGTAACAACCCGGCCGGGCTTGATTACGATGCAACCTATCTTTATTGGTCAAACAATGGGGATAGCACCATCGGAAGAGCAAAATTGGATGGAAGTGATGCCAACCAATCCTGGATTACGGGACTGAACAATCCTTATTATATTGCGGTGGATGGAATCGATGCCCCTACAGCCGCTACTGTTCCAACCCTTTCGGAATGGGGAAAGATCATTCTGTTTCTCATTCTGGGCGCCCTTGGGTTCCGGGCAATGCGCAAACATCGTTCAGCTGCATATCGGTCTATCATCTATCCTTGA